A genomic region of Plasmodium malariae genome assembly, chromosome: 14 contains the following coding sequences:
- the PmUG01_14074800 gene encoding mitochondrial carrier protein, putative, with protein MEQHLHNLITGAISGVIVDMVLYPIDNLKTKVQAKLPFTIFETKNLYNGILPTLIGTAPASAFFYCFYELSKKLLTEKNENISKSKLYLISTTIAEIASCAVRLPFEIVKQKMQISTNRSMINTIYDISKTEGLFKFLFKSYLIMIVREIPFDYIQYFLWETFKEKAKKDFSNISEKYPTITSSVCGGMAGGISGFLTTPIDVIKTRQIIFGKNYGETIKDIAKDGYLSFYKGCYFRSCYLFFGGFIFFGALRFFSFREDKG; from the exons ATGGAGCAACATTTAC ATAATTTAATAACTGGAGCTATATCTGGTGTTATTGTTGATATGGTGTTATATCCAATTGATAACTTAAAAACAAAAGTTCAGGCCAAATTACCCTTTACAatttttgaaacaaaaaatttgtataatgGGATTTTACCAACTCTAATAGGTACTGCCCCTGCTAGcgcatttttttattgtttttatgaactgtccaaaaaattattaacag aaaagaatgaaaatattagCAAAAGTAAATTGTATTTAATTTCAACAACAATAGCGGAAATTGCATCTTGTGCAGTAAG GCTACCATTTGAGATAGTGAAACAGAAAATGCAAATTTCTACTAATAGATCTATgataaatacaatatatgatatttcaAAAACGGAAGGattgtttaaatttttgtttaaaagttatttaattatgataGTAAGAGAAATTCCCTTCGACTATATTCAATACTTTCTGTGGGAAACATTTAAGGAGAAGGCAAAAAAAG ACTTTAGCAATATTTCTGAAAAGTACCCCACTATAACGTCTTCCGTGTGTGGCGGAATGGCAG GAGGAATATCTGGATTTTTAACTACTCCCATTGATGTTATAAAAACGAGGCAgataatattt ggGAAGAACTATGGAGAGACTATTAAAGATATAGCGAAGGACGGATATCTATCATTTTATAAAGGGTGCTATTTTAGATcctgttatttattttttggcggttttatattttttgggGCCCTAagatttttttctttcagaGAAGACAAGGGTTGA
- the PmUG01_14074700 gene encoding conserved Plasmodium protein, unknown function: MEKKLEQGISFIRNFAEKYKETILERLNPKTVKTINKKKKMKKTKYIFKNGEKKRSKSYKEEKMRKLDNYLISQEKALDIQENYTIFNKFNTQSNNLFYNSIDNKVSTCLKKNKFEGKNDEKNCTTINDNFLDSLNSLEFKIKQEIQENNDLLSLQRLKELSQNSKELSKGKKYLSLKRIPHSNDDARGTFIKTKNLNKEQLDDRNTKKQKKTYNFEYEKTCNYYKKCNSNPKNEIKKNSECKNRNEIIFTKCENRDKEKKTEEIDMLINVTSRKVTDDILFNSNELSLGDGKNALVFGKNKFENIKKIFQNVLIENKHDKNNKKEIYECSISNNFDNFISYNKINKQNEDTNNNILNKTNQMHIDECSNEYINNQDNTLMNFEQNDNNNNNNNNGNENTVDNIQANTSKINVEGIKSSHKGKDSEEFNNLFNGTPPMKEDNCFDLFFNEPLATPSIFHM, translated from the coding sequence atggaGAAGAAATTGGAGCAGGGAATTTCATTTATCCGAAATTTCGCTGAAAAGTATAAAGAGACCATATTAGAACGTTTAAATCCAAAGACAGTAAAAaccattaataaaaaaaaaaagatgaaaaaaacaaaatatatatttaaaaatggtgaaaagaaaagaagtaaaagctataaagaagaaaaaatgagaaaactGGATAACTATTTAATTAGTCAAGAAAAAGCATTAGATATCCAAGAAAATTACACaattttcaataaatttaaCACACAATCCaataatcttttttataattccaTTGATAATAAAGTCTCAACttgtttaaaaaagaataaatttgaaggaaaaaatgatgaaaaaaactGTACAACAATTAATGATAATTTCCTTGATTCATTGAATTCTCttgaatttaaaattaaacagGAAATTCAAGAAAACAATGATTTATTATCTCTTCAGAGACTTAAAGAATTGAGCCAAAACAGTAAAGAGCTatcaaaaggaaaaaagtacTTAAGCTTGAAAAGAATACCGCATTCGAATGATGATGCAAGGggaacatttataaaaacaaaaaatttgaataaaGAACAATTAGATGAtagaaatacaaaaaaacaaaaaaaaacatataattttgaatatgaaaaaacttgtaattattataagaaaTGTAACAGTAATCctaaaaacgaaataaaaaaaaactctgAATGCAAAAATCGTAacgaaataatttttaccaAATGTGAAAATagagataaagaaaaaaaaactgaaGAAATAGACATGCTTATTAATGTTACCTCAAGAAAAGTAACCgatgatatattattcaaTAGTAATGAATTATCTCTAGGAGATGGAAAAAATGCTTTAGtatttggaaaaaataagtttgaaaatattaaaaaaattttccaaaatgtattaatagaaaataaacatgataaaaataataaaaaagaaatatatgaatgcAGTATATCAAAcaattttgataattttatatcatataataaaattaacaaacaAAATGAGGACaccaataataatattttaaataaaacaaatcaAATGCATATAGATGAATGCtctaatgaatatataaataatcaaGATAATACTTTAATGAATTTTGaacaaaatgataataataataataataataataacggAAACGAAAATACTGTTGATAATATTCAGGCAAATACGTCTAAAATTAACGTGGAAGGAATTAAATCTTCTCATAAGGGAAAGGACTCGGaagaatttaataatttatttaatggaACACCACCAATGAAGGAAGATAATTGTTttgatttgttttttaatgaaCCGTTAGCAACTCCATCCATATTTCACATGTGA